In Quercus lobata isolate SW786 chromosome 12, ValleyOak3.0 Primary Assembly, whole genome shotgun sequence, a genomic segment contains:
- the LOC115972320 gene encoding probable aquaporin TIP-type, translated as MVKLAFGSFGDSFSIESFKSYLSEFIATLLFVFAGVGSAIAYSKLTSDAALDPPGLVAVAVAHAFALFVGVSIAANISGGHLNPAVTFGLAVGGNISILTGIFYWIAQCLGSIVACLLLKFVTNGESIPTHGVASGMNAIEGVVMEIIITFALVYTVYATAADPKKGSIGIIAPIAIGFIVGANILAAGPFSGGSMNPARSFGPAVVSGNFSENWIYWVGPLIGGGLAGLVYGDIFIGSYAPVPVPQDYA; from the exons ATGGTGAAGCTAGCTTTTGGCAGTTTTGGTGACTCTTTCAGCATTGAGTCTTTCAAGTCTTATCTATCAGAGTTTATAGCCAcccttctttttgtgtttgcagGAGTTGGATCCGCCATTGCTTATA GTAAGCTCACATCGGATGCAGCCTTGGACCCCCCGGGACTTGTAGCTGTGGCTGTGGCCCATGCCTTTGCACTTTTTGTAGGGGTGTCCATTGCAGCCAATATCTCCGGTGGCCATTTGAACCCAGCTGTCACGTTTGGATTGGCCGTTGGAGGCAACATCTCCATCCTTACTGGCATTTTCTATTGGATCGCTCAATGCCTTGGCTCCATTGTTGCTTGCCTCCTACTCAAATTCGTCACAAATGGAGAG AGCATACCAACACATGGAGTTGCATCAGGAATGAATGCAATTGAAGGAGTGGTCATGGAGATCATCATAACCTTTGCACTAGTCTACACTGTCTATGCCACAGCTGCTGACCCCAAAAAGGGCTCAATTGGTATAATAGCACCTATTGCAATTGGGTTCATTGTTGGTGCAAACATCCTAGCTGCTGGTCCATTTAGTGGTGGGTCGATGAACCCGGCTCGTTCATTTGGCCCAGCTGTTGTTAGTGGAAACTTTTCTGAGAATTGGATCTACTGGGTTGGCCCACTAATTGGGGGAGGGTTGGCTGGGCTT